In Anopheles ziemanni chromosome X, idAnoZiCoDA_A2_x.2, whole genome shotgun sequence, the genomic window GACGTCAGGGCTTCGCACGCTTGCGGATGGCGTGAGGATCCGTTCAGCGCCATAGTAATGGGCGTGACGTTATGGTTACTGAAATGAAAGAAGCATcgaatatataaaaataaatgtttataaTATACTTAAAGAATGTATGCACAGTACGAAATTCCCAGTGGCATGTTAAGTGTGGTAAGGAAATTGACAAGGTTATTGTACACCCTCTGACGGGAGAAAAAACGATGGCTTTACATAGCAAATAGTGGTGAAAATAAGGTTACTTACTTTTTGAGAGCATACTTTGTGATCTCTTGCGAAAGTCGCTTCATGATAAATCCTCCTTTCGATTCCTGTGACAAAACTTGAATCAACACTTGGCTGTACACGTATGTGTGCTGCCCGTGGCACACCATTTTGGCGCACTCTTCTATTGCGCTTTGCCAATCTTCTTGATGACTTAGAAACTTAGCGATAGCCGTTTTCAGCACTCGTGAAAAGACTTCAATCTGCTGAGCGGCGGTGGAAATGGAAGTAATCTCGCTCTGGAACCCGGCATCAGAGATGAGCTTTATGGTGAAATTGAGCATCAAACAATCCGGATACTCCTCGGCAAGCCGGTAGATGAGCGATCGCCACGTATGATGCTCGATCATCTCCGTCAACCAGCCCGGCGTTTCTCCTTCCTCCGTGAAAATCTTGTCTGCTTTCTTCGGATCGAACGTCTTCAGGATCATGTCTTTAAGATGGTTTTCGACCATAGCTTGCACGTCCGTCACCCGCACACCGGCCAAAATGAGCCATTCCGCCAGCAAATTAGCCATCTGCGCGACAGCTGTGTAGTTAGCAGACAACTGGTTAATCACTAGTTCCGGCGTGCCGCCCGCTTGAAAGTAGCGTTTCAGCTGTGTGAAAATGCCGGGTTCCATGATGTAGTCGGAGGTGGCAAACTTCGAGACACACTCGTCCAGCACCTCTTGTGGGTTATCCAGAGGTTCTTCCGGTCCATCAGCCTAACGGATAAAAAGGAATGGGTCAGTGCTTCAGTCACAAAGGGGTGGCTATGCTCCAACAGTAAGTTGGTTCATGGGCGGTATGTTGTTAAAGACGCTGAAAATCACcaaattttcatttacatCTCAACGTTGGTGATCTCTAAAGATTGCCAAgcaaaatgtaacaaaataaGACGGCGTGTAAAACATAAAGGCAGATGCTCTGAGTATTCTACATTACAAATAGCGCCTTACTTCTTCCTCCAGCTGACTGTTCCGTCCAACCCAAGCCTCGTCGTCGTACTCCTCTTCCATTTTGAACTTGGTTCTGTTACAATTTCACTATGCGAGATCTCTAACTTATCTGCGAAACCCAGACAAGTGTTTAACTAAACTAAGCAGAATAGCaccgaaaacaaccgaaactAAATCACAACACGCCTCCACTTGTTATCGCGTAAATTCTAGCTGACAACGCAGGTGGCGTTGCCTTCTCGGCGTCATAAGTTGTTTATACAGGTTGCTGACAGCCCTATTATAAACGATTTCCATTCTGGCCCAAGGTTGCTAGAACGAAGCAATACAAAAACGAATGAGAGTTATCATGTAATACTGCTTTAACAAACTGTAAATTATAGGTTTAATGTACATTTTTTCAGTGTTTGGTAGCACCGTGTGCAGCTTTCACTATGCATCAATGATGTAGCGTAAATCATTTATACCCCGCCAACGTCTATATGCCAACGTCATGACGCCAACGTCTATATGCGAACGTCaaactgaaataaaattcTTCAAGACTCTTGACATATGCAGGTTAAGATTTTCTGATTTTGATGCGTATGACTGGACAAagtatttgaatattttattaattgtaAAAATTGTAGGCTTTTTAATGCTAGTAGAAGGCGAATGAGTTGAGAAATCCGACTGAATTTGTCCAATTTGACAAGTTTGGCGTTTCGttcaaatgattgaaatggGTTAACCTTTATTCTACAGAGACGTAAACGCCTTGCCTACTCCGTTCGATGTCAAACGTGCTGGTGCTCTGTTCGCGTTCACTGTAATGAGCTGGTAATGCAGAGACTTTACATAGTCAAGAAAATCGACACCAAACTCTTGTGTACATATTGTAGTGATCCAGTTTGATacataaataacaaaattgtcACACAATACTCCCCCGCATCGTTAGTCAGGCTTTGTTGAAGGTGATTAGTTCTTAAACAGCTTGAGAAAATGTTATGCTAGTGCCCTCTGTTTACGTGTAAGGTCCAATTTTAACTCGAGCAAACAGAGCTAAAATTGAAAACGTTACTCTCATTGTTACTGGCTAGAAGATGTGTTGCGCTACGTTTGTTTCCATAAAGAAGCTAATGTTTGTACATGTATTACAGATACGTGAAATTTTCCTTACTGAACCTCGAAAGCTAGTACCATGGTAAAGCTATACGCGATCAGTGTCTTCTATAAGGCACCGACTGAGGCGCGCCTGTTGAAATCGTCCTATGATCTGCAGAGTTTCTCATTCTTCCAGCGCGGCTCGGTCCAGGAGTTTATTAGGTAACTAATGTGCATCTGACACTCTCGTAAATGCTGGAATgatgtatgtttttctgattttccttcctttcagtTTTGCAAGTAAAACACTCGTCGAACGAACACAGGCAGCCACTCGGCAATCGGTAAAGCAGGATGTGTATATGTGCCATGTTTACGTACGAGCGGATAACTTGGGAGCCGTGCTGATCGCTGACCACGAATATCCGCAGCGCGTGGGACATACACTGTTGACCAAAGTTCTGGATGATTTCTCAGCCAAAGTTAGCTCCGACCAGTGGGCCGTCACAACGAACGAGGCGGCAATTCAGTTTGGAACGCTCCCGGCGACGCTGAGCAAGTATCAGGATCCGCGCGAAGCCGATGCGCTGACGCGCATGCAAGAGGATCTAGACGAAACCAAGATAATACTAAAGAACACCATCGAGTCTGTGCTGGAACGGGGCGAAAAACTAGATGATTTGGTTTACAAGTCAGAGTCGCTCTCCATACAGAGTAAAGCCTTTTACAAGACAGCCAAAAAGACCAACTCTTGCTGTAATTTTGCCTAAGGTAATGTCCGTTCTGCATGTTTTACAATACTTCAGTAATTCCCACCTGGTGATGTTATATTTGATGGACAAGAAATGAAGTAACATCCTGTTTATTAGCTTTAGCGCAATATCCAGAATGTCAGTCTTTtgttgtaatttaaattttacaaaaagatTAACTGATGAAAACCCATTTGCTACAGTAGCAACGGCAAAGTGGTTCATTGAAAAAGCTTTAGTGCCTGCGAAAACCGATACAGCAGCACGTGGAAGAATGTGCGCGTATGCATGCTATGTGTGTGAATCTAATTTCATTGCCATGGCGTACATTCCATTCCCATGTGTTTTATTCGAGAAAAGTGATACGGGTGTCGCAACATTCACTTGTCACTTTATCACTGCGATCTTTTAGTGATATTTTAGTTAAGAACTTGAACTTAAAGGATCAAAAGCTTTCTCAACATATTTGGTGTAGATCAGAGGATTTCAGTATCGCCGAAGTGCACAACGCAGAATGATCCGTACAACATGATAAATGTTGAATTAACTTTCGAACAATGAACTCAGCAAACGTCTCAGTATGCAGTTGCAACGTATTACAAATTTTTGTTGAGTGCAAGGGCAATATGGATGATACAAGACAAGAACTATTTTAACCTACCTGCAAGACGCCAGAGTTGCAGTTTTGCGTGCGGCAttgattaaacaaaaaaaaaaaccagcctAAGTGTGAATTAATGTTGATGAATCGAGGATTGTTGATATACCTATAAACATATAAACCTGTAATGGTTACAAATATTCACTATTGAAAAGCGTAATGTAATaagcaacaataaaatttactcaaACGCATCACACCAATGGACTGTATTCACTTTAATGAACCAACCAGTTGAACATGTGATGATGGCAATGTTTATTATCGTAAATATTGAATATATTTGAAAGAAATATATGTTTAATGTCATAACACCCGCTGGATATGTTTGCTGTTGATGCGGGAAACCTTATCGGTCATGGTTTCTTGGAGGGATGTTAAGCAGTATGCATTGCCATTGCCACTATCTGGAGAACTCCAGACGGTTTGTATTTTACCATCGTACAACTCGACGTGCTTTACCATTGGAGTACAAATAAGCCAGCCAGTTCTCCGCGTATACCATATGCATTAAACAAatgagaaaacgaaaatttcGGCCAGAGTTTGGCCAAGTCCCGTGTTTCCGTTTCATAAGTTGTTCAAATTTAGATTTAACCAAAACGTAAGAATATATTTATGAGACTTAATTATTTATGGAACTCAACGGTATTGTAAGCAAATggaattaatattttatgcatttttgtttcctttcaaccaataaattaaaattaacacCTTTCTTTTGAAAAGTAGCGTACCTGACTATTTGATTGGCCCATCGAGCTGTCAATTTGATACCACAAACGCAGTTGCTATTTGTTCTTGATGGAATGTAACGCCGTTACATTTATTGCTACTTTATTTATGCATTTAAATACCGATAGGAATAAATTATCAGCTAGATAAGTAAATGTGAACAAATCCATacttttctaatttttctacTGTGGTTAAAGCGCATGACTACGAGTTCTACTATAACGAGCCGCTTGGGTCGAGCTGCTTTTGACACAAGGTGTTGTGGCCTATCAAGCGTAgatcaaaacaataaaagtcTCTGTGAGTGGTGACGAAGTTTTAGCACCGATTATCTAATATTATTACCAGATACTGCAAATTCCAATCCTTTATCCCAGTGGGAGCGGTTGTCATAACTCGGTAAAACatatattaatattttatttacttgttttaGCTTCCTCATCCGATCAACGATGGCGATGCCGGGTTGCTGTGCAAAACAAGTGTGCTGTAAAGATGAATGCTGAACAAAATAAGGGTGTTTGGCAAAGAAAGGCAAACACAGCAAATTCGGCTCATTTCCGTCAAACCTACCATTGGGAGATGATTAGGGCTCGGGGCCAGTTTTGTCGCGCACCGATCGAATGCACACAATGATTGTCTTGGTATAAGCATTTGCTGCGATGCTCTACAGGGGAGAAGCTGTGCATGGCGGGTGGTCGATTTTATAAATAACCTTGCTTCCAAATCAGCTCACGAGCGAGAATATGTATAGCAAGGAAACGCCATGTGCTCTCTAATTTCCTCGCTTTACCATAGTCCGAGAGGGTCTTTAGTCAGATGCCTCAAATTTGCCAGAACGTGTGGCGGCGCGGTCGCCGGCTATCGTAGGAGAAACAGAAAGACACCACACGCACGTGCCATCACGACACGTTACCCTTAAACTTCTTCCTGCTTCAAATATTGCATGTGTTTTATGAGAACACACCGAGAATCTGGATCTTCCCTGAGGCCTCTCGTGAGGAATGCTGTCAGTGCTCGAAGCATCTGGTCGGCGATCTGCTTTACGCACCGTTCGCAAGAGTTCTAAAATTAACACAGTTCCACCGACCGATGGTCCACCGGCCAAGGTTTATGGCGTCGGGTAGAAGAGAGTACGACAGACTAGATACTCCTATGCACGGTCTCGGCACGAGTGTGTGGCCATGAGGCACAACTGTTTTCCTCAGTGTAGAGCACGCCGATCTAGCGggcggtttggtttggttgcttGTTCGATTTGCCAGCTCACGGCGAGACCTGAAGAGATACAGCTCCCCAAGCTGGTTACGCAGGTCTCTAGCAGGGGACACCGAGCGTACCGAAATAGTTTGTGCTCCCGGAAACAGCGAGTTGTTTGGCGCGCGAGCCCGCCATAGTGATTTATCAGTCCCAGCGAGCACCCGATCATCCCCTGTCGCGAGTAAAATCCTGAACGGCTCTAGCAGGCAAAGAGAGGTTTGTGTTCTGTGGCCGCACGCATCACCAAGGAGCAGATTTGCTCATTTCGTTACAACAATCTTCATCTCGGCTACTAATATGCAAAAGGAAACACTCGACTCTATTTTCATCGCTTTAATAATAATCTTCAGTGGTGATACGTCGGGTACTGGTTCCGTCGGCTACCCCGCCGTAATGTGTCCAACCCCCCGCTCCCTTAACCAAGCATCTCGCACGCACACATGGGATGAGTGGTTGTCTCCCATCTTCCCATTAGCCGCTTTAGCTGCGTAAAATCCTGGGAATCCCGGGCCTTTTTCGTGGCGCGTAGCTCGAGCCGTGCAGTTGTCGCCGTGTTGTGCCGCTCCAAGGATAGATCTCTTCAGTGCGTACCTAGTGCATTCCGGTTtgggtttgttgattttttccatATCTTAAACATCCGTGAAAGGGGTTCCTTTAATACTCTTTTTCCTTTAAACGACCGTTTAGGAAATAGAAATGTTCGATATTAACGCTAAATTGCATAATCTACCGTATGacattcatttcctttcctgctACTAATTTAGAGTGCGTGCATGCGAGGTCGCTGGTGGGTGATtaacaaaatgtgtttaaacaAAGTGGCACATCCTGGGTTGAAATTACATTGTACATTGTgattaattttgttggaaatTCCATTCTCCGGTGTTTCGAATGGCAAAACATTGTAAATCTTCTATAAGTaactggtggaaaatgtgtaaatTTATCATCATTCCCTCTTTTCGCCCGATCCACAGGAGTTGCGTTTGCGAGCGACCAGAAATTCGAGGTGTAACCAGGTGTGGGAAAACCACTTAATTCGCCAAAATGGATCCGGAAGCGTTTCTCGATATCGCCAATCAGGTGATAAAGCTGAAGATGTTCCCGTACTTCGATATCGCGCACAGCCTGCTGTGTGCGCTTTCGGTGAAGGAAGATCTTGGCGCCGGTGCGCACGCTTTTTCGCGGAAGCATCCGCTCGCCTGCTGGCTGTCCACGATGCTGGTCGTGTTCGCTGGTGGCATGGTCGCGAATGGACTGCTCGGCGAGCCGATTCTGGCCCCGCTCAAGAACACCCCGCAGCTGCTGGTGGCGACCGCCTGCTGGTACATCGTGTTCTATACTCCGTTCGACATCGGCTACAAGGTGGCCAAGTTTTTGCCAATCAAGCTGGTCGCTAGCGCAATGAAGGAGATCTATCGTGCAAAGAAGGTAAGCGAAGTTGAACACGCGACAATGCCACATTTCGCCCGACCGCGTGCTTCCGGATTTCTTGTTTGATAGTTAAAAACATCGAGCATTCCTGTACCTGTTGAAATGCTTGAACCTGTCAAGCAACAATCACGCTGTGCTACAATCAACAAAGCATCCAACAAATCGTGCTCCACGATCAAAACAAATCGTTATATTCTGCAACAACCCATTCAAAAATACCTTGATCAACAAAGAtggatgctgctgctttcAATGCTCGTCATATTTAGCTAAAAATAGTCTTTTAAAAACCTCTCTAAATGAAAAACGTTGTTCCGGAAGTGTGAAATGATGTCCTATGTTAATTTCCCACTCTTCGTAGATCCACGATGGTGTAACGCACGCCGCCAAGCTCTACCCGAACGCCttcatcatcatgatcatcatcgGTACACTGAAGGGTAACGGTGCCGGTTTCACCAAGCTGATTGAGCGATTGATCCGCGGTGTGTGGACACCGACCGCCATGGAGTTCTTGCAGCCGAGCTTGTAAGTGGAGTCCTATTCCTTCCCTTTAACCTGTCCGTCTGGTTCGATTGTTATTTAATGTTCTTTTCCCTTATCGTTTAACTATCAACAGCTACACCAAGGCTTCGCTGATTGCTTCCATTATCTTCGTGCTGGACAAGAAGACCGACCTGATCTCGGCGCCCCATGCGCTGGTGTACTTTGGCATCGTGATCTTCCTGGTGTACTTCAAGCTGTCGTCGATTCTGCTTGGCATCCATGATCCGTTCGTGCCGTTCGAGAACCTGAGCTGTGCGCTGCTGTTCGGCGGCATCTGGGACAGTTTGGCAAAGATTCTTGGCCGCGGTCAGGCCAAGGAAGAGCCAAAGGATGCTAAAAAATCCAACTAAACCGGCCGGTTGCTCCAACGAACTGGAgatttaggttttttttcttttattttgac contains:
- the LOC131290755 gene encoding synaptobrevin homolog YKT6; the encoded protein is MVKLYAISVFYKAPTEARLLKSSYDLQSFSFFQRGSVQEFISFASKTLVERTQAATRQSVKQDVYMCHVYVRADNLGAVLIADHEYPQRVGHTLLTKVLDDFSAKVSSDQWAVTTNEAAIQFGTLPATLSKYQDPREADALTRMQEDLDETKIILKNTIESVLERGEKLDDLVYKSESLSIQSKAFYKTAKKTNSCCNFA
- the LOC131290863 gene encoding trimeric intracellular cation channel type 1B.1; this encodes MDPEAFLDIANQVIKLKMFPYFDIAHSLLCALSVKEDLGAGAHAFSRKHPLACWLSTMLVVFAGGMVANGLLGEPILAPLKNTPQLLVATACWYIVFYTPFDIGYKVAKFLPIKLVASAMKEIYRAKKIHDGVTHAAKLYPNAFIIMIIIGTLKGNGAGFTKLIERLIRGVWTPTAMEFLQPSFYTKASLIASIIFVLDKKTDLISAPHALVYFGIVIFLVYFKLSSILLGIHDPFVPFENLSCALLFGGIWDSLAKILGRGQAKEEPKDAKKSN